Genomic segment of Acidobacteriota bacterium:
TCGGGAGGTCTCGATTTTGCAGCGCGGGACAGGTTGAACGGTACGTTTCAGGTCTGCATACACCGTTCAGCCGACGGTCGAGGCTTTCGTCCAGATGGCGGTTCCGGAGGAGACCGAGCTGCTCTCGTTGTGAAGTCGCTTTACTCAGTCGATGTGCGCTACCACCTAGCTGAAATCGCAGTCCAACTGTGGGCATTCACGGCGAACTCGATAGCCTGCTGACGAGTCCTCTCACGCAGCAGAAGAAATGGCGTCTCTTATCTCCGAAGCAGAACTGATAGTCATCCCAGAAACTGGTCATGTCCCGACACTGATACGTGCCAAAGCCGTGACCGAGGGAATTATGCAACTACTCCAGCAGATAGCGCACACCCACTCTACGACTTCAGGTGAGCGCTGCAACACCACGGATGAGGTGTATCCCTAGAGATGGTTGATGGATTGGATTTCGACGATGGTGAATACTGAGCATGTGATGTCGACCGAATAGCGCGTGGTTTGTGGGGTTGGTTGCGATCCTTGGGTCCGACGCGGGTTTGCGGAGGAGAGGATAAACCGGGTGCAGGACTGGGCTGAGGTTCACTGGCTTTTCTTCCGGGAGGGTTGGCCGAAGGCGAAGATCTGCGACGATTTGGGTATGTTTCGGAACGAGGTGTCGCGGCTGCTGGGTTGTTGGAGGTTCATAGGGTTCGAGTGGCGGGCAGCGGACTCGAAGCCGGATTGAACCGGCCCGGGTCAGGTTGGCCGATACCCAAGGCCAACGTCAGGGCGATCGTCGGCGTTCAACCATGAGGTGAGAATTTGAGGGTGGAGTTGGTTGTGAATTGGACACGCACGCGTCAGTTCCGCTAGCGGAACTGTTCGCCCTATCATTTTCGGATGAGGGACAACCACCACGGCGATTACCATTTCGTTGACTACGACGGCGACTCGAGGCGGAGGCGCCTATTCAACCGCGCACGACACCTACTCGCGCACGATCATCACCATGCAGACGCTGCCTTGCTTGATACCGGTGCAGTTGGTATTCGTGCCACAAAGATCTCGTTGGTAATCCTGGGCGCCACCGCGCTGATTCAGGCTGGCATAGTCGTGATAAGCGGGTCCGTTGCCCTCTTGTCCGACACGTTGCACAACGTGACTGATGCGTTCACGGCAATTCCGTTGTGGATTGCGTTCTCCGTCGGTCGTCGAGCACCGACTCGTCGGTACACCTATGGGCTTAACCGTGCAGAGGATCTTGCCGGACTAGCGATCGTCGCAGCGATCGCTATCTCCGGTGCACTGGTGATACGGGAGTCCGTCTATCGGCTCTTTGAGCCGCGTATGCTCGATCACATCCCCTGGGTGATTGCCGCGGGTTTTATCGGTGGATTCGGGAACGAACTTGTAGCCCGGTACCGTATCCGAGTCGGCACAGCGATTTCTTCTCAAGCGCTGATAGCCGACGGTCACCATGCGCGAACTGACGCACTCACGTCCCTCGCGGTCGTAGCCGCTGGAATCGGTGCAGCCGTCAACGCCCCATGGGTCGACCCGGTTGCTGGACTCGTTGTTGCGGTGCCGATCCTGTGGTTGCTCGCCAAGTCGGGCCGGATCGTGGTGCGACGTCTGACTGATGGTGTAGAGCCGGAAATTGTTGACGAAGCGTGCGAGGCGATTCTCGCTGTTGACGGCGTTGACGGTGTCGAGGATGTCCGGGTGCGTTGGCACGGTCACCAGATTCGCGTCACGGCCTCGGTCGCTGTCGATCCCGACCTGTCCGTGACACAGGGGCATGATATAGCTCACGAGGTTGAACATGCACTCCATCATCAGTTCACGGCCTCAATCGTCGCGACCATACACATTGAACCCCGCGACCAGGCTGATCGCCACGAGATCGTCTCCCACCACGCCCGCCCGTAGCCGAATCGGCGTAGTCAGACTGCGGGGGTCGGGCTTGTGCGTTTTCCGCGGACCCACATCTCAACGCGATGTTGTGCGTCGCCAGCGACGGGTTCACGTGTTCGACAGGATCGATAGTCGGCGCTCTATCCGTGCCGACGAACCGGACGGGCTGAGAGCGGGTTTCGTACCTTCGACCATGCAGATCGCGCCTGGATATCCAGAGCTGGAACGCGAACGCGACCTCAGACTGTCTTGCACCACTATTGGGGGCTTTAGTCACCGGAGTGGCTGCAAACTCTGGAAGGCTTGCCGCCTTGTTGGCGCGGTAGTCGGCCGCCGATGCGCTTGAGGACAACTTGACTGACTAACAGGCGTCGTTGGCTGATGTCGTGCGCAATGGGGATGGCGCGTTGGTTGAGTTCGTGCTCGCGACCGCGACGTTCGGACTCTATCCGTCTTTCCCGATAGGCATCACATGACTTCAGCCCTCCGCGGAGTCTGCAAGGCCCGCTTCGGTGTTCATGTGCGTCTGTCTGACCGCAGCATCTAGGGAGAGCGCTACCCGTGCAAGATCAGGCGGCCCCATGGTCCGTTCGTCTAAACCGCGGGCGGGTGAGAGGTCAGTGAGGCGAAGACATGCCCACATGGGCACTTCTTCTTGGTATGCTGTGGGTATGAGAGGCCGACCTACGGGGTCATCGTCTGGTGAAGCGTCGAGAGTTCGGACGCTGCATCCAAACGTTTCTGGCGAACGGTCTGGTTCGAACCTAGCTATGCCGAATGGGTCTGGGGATGTCAACTCCACGGCGCACCGTCCTCCACCGCAGCCGTTGATCTCGGCGCATGTGCGGCGGCCGTGGACGTTTGTCGGTCGGCGATTCATCGAAGGTATCCCTGGAACCAAGGTCACCCGTCCTGCCGCCTGAGGACTTTGCGAATGCATGCGCGGCGAGGGGTCTTGTCGTTTAGGCGATGATGTTCGGGTCTGTATGAAACTACAGGGTGCTGGGTTGACTACGACAGCGCGATCTCCAGGACGGTTTCCAGATCCGAGGTCGGGTGGAAGGTCATATCGTTGCGGACCTCCTCGGGGATATCATCGAGATCGTCAGCGTTTCCTTGGGGGATAATGATTTCGCGCAGGCCGGCTCGATGTGCGGCCAAAACCTTCTGCTTCAACCCGCCAATGGGCAAAACTCTCCCTTGCAACGTGACCTCACCCGTCATGGCGACGCGTGTCTTGACGGTACGGTCTGTGAGCAGGCTGACCAACGCGGTCGCCATCGTGATGCCCGCAGACGGTCCGTCCTTTGGGATGGCACCTGCCGGAACATGGATGTGGATTGCACCCTTGAGGTCGTCGGGGTTGATAGCAAGTTCG
This window contains:
- a CDS encoding cation transporter gives rise to the protein MRDNHHGDYHFVDYDGDSRRRRLFNRARHLLAHDHHHADAALLDTGAVGIRATKISLVILGATALIQAGIVVISGSVALLSDTLHNVTDAFTAIPLWIAFSVGRRAPTRRYTYGLNRAEDLAGLAIVAAIAISGALVIRESVYRLFEPRMLDHIPWVIAAGFIGGFGNELVARYRIRVGTAISSQALIADGHHARTDALTSLAVVAAGIGAAVNAPWVDPVAGLVVAVPILWLLAKSGRIVVRRLTDGVEPEIVDEACEAILAVDGVDGVEDVRVRWHGHQIRVTASVAVDPDLSVTQGHDIAHEVEHALHHQFTASIVATIHIEPRDQADRHEIVSHHARP